In Halobaculum rubrum, the following are encoded in one genomic region:
- a CDS encoding DUF1616 domain-containing protein: MGARSAVVRGAVVLVIAALLVGPAVGGTVGAQAASCQSNGNQQVCLTEASLDGETLTAGESTELSVTVENTGEERTTAIVVLNVVSPDNETNSYELRKQSLAPGETLSVTQSVDASTPGDHGLQVVVYGDGYAHRFDTSEPMSVTVERQGLGGGIDTPEYALAALVGSLAVIAGIVYRRR, from the coding sequence ATGGGAGCGCGGAGCGCGGTCGTTCGCGGCGCAGTCGTACTGGTCATCGCGGCCCTGCTCGTGGGTCCGGCCGTCGGGGGAACGGTCGGCGCACAGGCGGCGTCGTGTCAGTCGAACGGGAACCAACAGGTGTGTCTCACCGAGGCGTCGCTCGACGGGGAGACCCTGACCGCCGGGGAGTCGACGGAGCTGTCGGTAACTGTCGAGAACACCGGCGAGGAGCGTACGACGGCGATCGTCGTCCTCAACGTCGTGAGTCCCGACAACGAGACGAACTCCTACGAACTGCGCAAACAGTCGCTGGCGCCCGGCGAGACGCTGTCGGTCACGCAGTCGGTCGACGCGAGCACGCCCGGGGACCACGGGCTGCAGGTGGTCGTGTACGGCGACGGCTACGCGCACCGCTTCGACACCTCCGAGCCGATGAGCGTCACCGTCGAGCGGCAGGGGCTCGGCGGCGGCATCGACACGCCGGAGTACGCGCTCGCGGCGCTCGTCGGGTCGCTGGCGGTCATCGCCGGGATCGTCTACAGACGGCGATAA
- a CDS encoding ATP-binding protein — protein MTDAGEPNLGDFEDPGRFDDATGGDRGAAGDDAEGRTGDADATAGGDSEADAGVESGAGAADPDAPDDADSGFARYAMDAAEAATADGIGTVSVAQGLRVAEDDDETSLKAFVTAGNREDVRIGKYLLVPYPDGEQLFCRITALEYDQEFRTDDATELTARRRMRTGPGDFTEADYKYIAELSPVAVLFSEGDDLKRRMVDRVPKPGALVRQASDAEQIKTGLAIPEEGVFLGHLSVGGETVRTAAEPPTVDYRLKDDYADGDPLVFRHTLVAGGTGSGKTHGAKNVLRQYLGRTYETDDGRDARAAVVMFDPQDEYAQMHDDNPALDGEWARRLERENIAYGGHDDTVALVPTEAGVTYPGRGHRAEQVEFTIPFSVVDEYDMPWLVAGASLNENQYPALLTLINRFFRNYDGGTYQQFLNFLDDPALKEELDETGRVHEATFDAVKRRVRGVPSGVFDQDAKPITELDTTLVRPGGLTVVPTYHLSSARAKEMFVLAVSAMLVDDKLSNSPRSARIDETPLVLGMDEAHNFLSGADNVQARQVVSTFTEAAKQGRKERLGLFLVTQDPQDIADPVFKQVNTRLVLNLGDEEAISSVNIPPSLARKVPYMEKGQQVVYSPDNSEPVEVTGLPICLTRHGE, from the coding sequence ATGACAGACGCCGGAGAGCCGAACCTCGGCGACTTCGAGGACCCCGGGCGATTCGACGACGCGACCGGCGGGGACAGGGGGGCCGCCGGCGACGACGCCGAGGGGCGGACGGGCGACGCCGACGCGACCGCCGGCGGCGACAGCGAGGCGGACGCGGGCGTCGAGTCGGGCGCCGGCGCTGCCGACCCCGACGCGCCGGACGACGCGGATTCCGGGTTCGCCCGGTACGCGATGGACGCCGCGGAGGCGGCCACCGCCGACGGCATCGGGACAGTCTCGGTCGCGCAGGGGCTGCGCGTGGCCGAGGACGACGACGAGACGAGCCTGAAGGCGTTCGTCACCGCCGGCAACCGAGAGGACGTCAGGATCGGGAAATACCTGCTCGTCCCGTACCCCGACGGAGAGCAGCTGTTCTGCCGGATCACGGCGCTCGAATACGACCAGGAGTTCCGCACCGACGACGCGACGGAGCTGACCGCGCGACGGCGGATGCGGACGGGCCCCGGCGACTTCACCGAGGCTGACTACAAGTACATCGCGGAGCTGTCGCCGGTGGCCGTCCTGTTCTCCGAAGGCGACGACCTCAAGCGCCGGATGGTCGATCGGGTTCCCAAGCCGGGCGCGCTCGTCCGCCAGGCCAGCGACGCCGAGCAGATCAAAACCGGACTCGCGATCCCGGAGGAGGGCGTCTTTCTGGGTCACCTCTCGGTCGGCGGCGAGACGGTCCGGACCGCGGCCGAGCCGCCGACGGTCGACTACCGGCTGAAGGACGACTACGCGGACGGCGACCCGCTGGTGTTCCGGCACACGCTCGTCGCAGGCGGCACGGGGTCGGGGAAGACCCACGGCGCGAAGAACGTCCTCCGGCAGTACCTCGGCCGGACCTACGAGACCGACGACGGGCGCGACGCGCGCGCGGCGGTCGTGATGTTCGACCCGCAGGACGAGTACGCCCAGATGCACGACGACAACCCCGCCCTCGACGGTGAGTGGGCGCGGCGGCTGGAGCGCGAGAACATCGCCTACGGCGGCCACGACGACACCGTCGCGCTCGTGCCGACGGAGGCGGGCGTCACCTACCCCGGCCGGGGCCACCGCGCCGAGCAGGTCGAGTTCACGATCCCGTTCTCGGTCGTCGACGAGTACGACATGCCGTGGCTCGTCGCCGGCGCCTCGCTCAACGAGAACCAGTACCCCGCGCTGCTCACGCTCATCAACCGCTTCTTCCGCAACTACGACGGCGGCACCTACCAGCAGTTCCTGAACTTCCTCGACGACCCGGCGTTGAAGGAGGAGCTCGACGAGACCGGCCGGGTCCACGAGGCGACGTTCGACGCGGTGAAGCGACGCGTGCGGGGCGTTCCCTCCGGCGTGTTCGATCAGGACGCCAAGCCGATCACGGAGCTGGACACGACGCTCGTGCGCCCCGGCGGGCTGACGGTCGTGCCCACGTACCACCTCTCGTCGGCGCGCGCCAAGGAGATGTTCGTGCTCGCGGTGTCGGCGATGCTCGTCGACGACAAGCTCTCGAACTCGCCGCGGAGCGCCCGCATCGACGAGACGCCGCTCGTGCTCGGCATGGACGAGGCGCACAACTTCCTTTCGGGGGCCGACAACGTCCAGGCACGCCAGGTGGTTTCGACGTTCACCGAGGCGGCCAAGCAGGGGCGCAAGGAGCGACTCGGGCTGTTCCTCGTCACGCAGGACCCGCAGGACATCGCCGACCCCGTGTTCAAGCAGGTGAACACCCGGCTCGTACTCAACCTCGGCGACGAGGAGGCGATCTCGTCGGTCAACATCCCGCCGTCGCTCGCGAGGAAGGTCCCGTACATGGAGAAGGGCCAGCAGGTCGTCTACTCCCCGGACAACTCCGAGCCGGTCGAGGTGACGGGGCTGCCGATCTGTCTCACCCGTCACGGAGAGTAA
- a CDS encoding universal stress protein: MTERIVIGVDDSEQASAALSFAADEWGDADLLLVTVIDPAEAGHAAGAGIPSGAEQWYERRKSDAEALLADAAESLDVDGSVETDTAVGKPAAAIVEYAGDHDADHIVVGSHGRGGISRIVLGSVAEAVVRNAPVPVTVVR, encoded by the coding sequence ATGACTGAACGCATCGTGATCGGCGTGGACGATTCCGAGCAGGCGAGCGCCGCACTCTCGTTCGCGGCGGACGAGTGGGGCGACGCCGATCTGCTCTTGGTGACCGTTATCGACCCGGCGGAGGCGGGACACGCGGCCGGCGCGGGGATCCCCAGCGGCGCCGAGCAGTGGTACGAGCGCCGCAAGTCCGACGCGGAAGCGCTGCTGGCGGACGCCGCCGAGTCGCTCGACGTCGACGGTTCGGTGGAGACCGACACCGCCGTCGGCAAGCCCGCGGCCGCCATCGTGGAGTACGCGGGCGACCACGACGCAGACCACATCGTGGTGGGAAGCCACGGTCGAGGCGGGATCTCGCGGATCGTGCTCGGCAGCGTCGCGGAGGCCGTCGTCCGCAACGCCCCGGTTCCGGTGACGGTCGTCAGGTGA
- a CDS encoding DUF7511 domain-containing protein, with product MSAASDRSPEDVRTPDPRFSAPSGLRAAVVRHDGEPDRCTLYPEDADDADLVTTWLSVDADCLVALDDAR from the coding sequence ATGTCGGCCGCATCCGACCGGTCACCCGAGGACGTGCGCACGCCCGACCCCCGCTTCTCGGCCCCCTCGGGCCTCCGAGCGGCGGTGGTTCGCCACGACGGCGAGCCGGACCGGTGTACGCTGTACCCCGAGGACGCCGACGATGCCGATCTCGTGACGACGTGGCTCTCGGTCGACGCCGACTGCCTCGTCGCGCTCGACGACGCCCGCTAA
- a CDS encoding TRAM domain-containing protein — protein MEISDELICLFSADVREDGDRYTIEIPKREVDSGSVAPGDVYRVALIERDGADGGGDDADATGATATVDGPQPPVERGEIRYVEIEDLGKQGDGIARVERGYVIIVPDTEVGERVKIEVSEVKSNFAVGEVIDDE, from the coding sequence GTGGAAATCTCCGACGAGCTCATCTGTCTGTTCAGCGCGGACGTCCGCGAGGACGGCGACCGATACACGATCGAGATCCCGAAGCGCGAGGTCGACTCCGGGTCGGTGGCCCCCGGCGACGTGTACCGCGTGGCGCTCATCGAGCGCGACGGGGCCGACGGCGGCGGGGACGACGCCGACGCGACGGGGGCGACCGCGACCGTCGACGGGCCGCAACCGCCGGTCGAGCGCGGCGAGATCCGCTACGTCGAGATAGAGGACCTCGGGAAGCAGGGCGACGGGATCGCCCGCGTCGAGCGCGGGTACGTGATCATCGTCCCCGACACCGAGGTCGGCGAGCGCGTGAAAATCGAGGTCAGCGAAGTGAAGTCGAACTTCGCCGTCGGCGAAGTCATCGACGACGAGTGA
- a CDS encoding YkgJ family cysteine cluster protein, with amino-acid sequence MQPLEDELERARALEVDELADAVEAIGFECTRCGACCKSEADDPHTATVFPDEVRRLQAASVADTSAGDESGEGDDGDARDWRDVARPMPYGLTEGDEGPEGETFEWALQTDSCGDCVFYEAPEAPPEDGEAVGADDGVGACGVHADRPLICETYPFSVDLGGTSQPMGEVVDSVALGAQREARGVDDVDGTVRAHECEGLGRDIDRGDAESLAAALKERAVRELAEAIGVRDAYEPVSADPGEVVVHDSEGTKRPDGSRTDEGRD; translated from the coding sequence GTGCAGCCGTTAGAGGACGAACTGGAGCGCGCGCGGGCCCTCGAGGTGGACGAGTTGGCCGACGCCGTGGAGGCGATCGGCTTCGAGTGCACGCGCTGTGGAGCGTGCTGCAAGAGCGAGGCCGACGACCCTCACACCGCGACCGTGTTCCCGGACGAGGTGCGGCGGCTCCAAGCCGCGAGCGTCGCGGACACGTCCGCCGGCGACGAGAGCGGCGAGGGCGACGACGGCGACGCCCGCGACTGGCGCGACGTGGCCCGTCCGATGCCGTACGGACTGACCGAGGGCGACGAGGGGCCGGAGGGGGAGACGTTCGAGTGGGCGCTGCAGACGGATTCCTGTGGCGACTGCGTGTTTTACGAGGCGCCGGAGGCGCCTCCCGAAGACGGCGAAGCCGTCGGAGCCGACGACGGCGTCGGCGCCTGCGGCGTCCACGCCGACCGGCCGCTCATCTGCGAGACGTACCCGTTCTCGGTCGACCTCGGCGGCACGAGCCAGCCGATGGGGGAGGTGGTCGACAGCGTCGCGCTGGGAGCACAACGGGAAGCCCGTGGAGTCGACGACGTCGACGGAACCGTCCGCGCCCACGAGTGTGAGGGACTCGGCCGCGACATCGACCGCGGGGACGCCGAGTCGCTGGCGGCCGCGCTGAAGGAGCGAGCGGTTCGCGAACTGGCGGAGGCGATCGGCGTCCGCGACGCCTACGAGCCCGTGTCCGCGGACCCGGGGGAAGTCGTCGTTCACGACTCGGAGGGGACCAAGCGTCCAGACGGGAGCCGGACCGACGAGGGACGCGACTGA